ATAACCATATGCTGTACAGATCCATCTGCTCTTATGAAATTTTCTAGCACCATTTCACCATTCTTCTCTGCAACATGTTTAAACCTTGGGTCTCCTGTTTCTTCTGATGCCCAATAAAGTAATGGTAAGTTCATCATACAATCAATAATTACTACACCAGTATTGTCCTTATTTCCCTTCCAAGCATTCCAGGCACGAATATAGTTACCTTTTATATTAAATCTTCCCATCAAAAGATTAGCAGCAAGTAATGCTCTTCGCCTAGACTCTTTATTTCCTGTTATTTTATAATTAGCTAAGCTTGTTAGTATCCACATAAAACCCAAATCATGATCTATAATCTCCGTATCACAAAGTAAATGTTCCATTTTCATTTCACATTTTTCTGCAGTAATCTTTAATTTTTCATTCTTGTTTTTAAGATATACCTGCCATAACATTCCTGGCCAAAAACCCGCTGTCCACCATTGTTCGTTTTCTAATTTATAGTGTTTGTTTTCACTTACATGAGGAAAATTCACACCAATTCTATCATTATTTAATATAGTTTTCTCTTCAATAAAATTCCACGCCTCTTTTTTCCAATTAATCTCCATAATAAATTACCCCGCCCTATCCTATTGT
This window of the Clostridium estertheticum genome carries:
- a CDS encoding glycoside hydrolase family 88 protein, whose product is MEINWKKEAWNFIEEKTILNNDRIGVNFPHVSENKHYKLENEQWWTAGFWPGMLWQVYLKNKNEKLKITAEKCEMKMEHLLCDTEIIDHDLGFMWILTSLANYKITGNKESRRRALLAANLLMGRFNIKGNYIRAWNAWKGNKDNTGVVIIDCMMNLPLLYWASEETGDPRFKHVAEKNGEMVLENFIRADGSVQHMVIFDSETGEVIEKAGGQGFDVNSAWARGCAWAIYGLTLSYKYTKNNEFLEAAKKTAHYFIANMKDDKYPVWDFRLPEDGEIKYKYPDSSAGAIAACGLLLLSKYVPEFESSLYMEAGENMLKNLYYECATNDDIEEEGLIKHATGHFPEQKNLDVPIIYGDYFFTEGIAMLNGEKMLFW